A region from the Vicia villosa cultivar HV-30 ecotype Madison, WI linkage group LG3, Vvil1.0, whole genome shotgun sequence genome encodes:
- the LOC131593410 gene encoding F-box/kelch-repeat protein At3g23880-like isoform X1, which produces MMASQVERRNPNSTMFNRDAVKHLLQFRCVANFWNSLMFFARKHFKRNPNIINLSPILPFDLITEILSRVPVKLLLQFRCVCKSWNSLISHDPNFAKKHFKMSTTPNLHVISYDDPSKRPFEHYLHYIVGSCDGILCLADFHNSFVVLWNPSIRKFKELPPFEKPQVAGSAKFGFGYDHLSHSYKVVVLYNSYRCDIIEDTIKIKIYNLRTNSWRSFQKLPFTTEFGSDQSGVYVSGTINWLASTKWLPPLFIVSFDLGKDSYKKIFPPEHAEFDGRSKLCVLKDCLCIICDYDIWIMKEYGIKESWTKLFKLSNLPGQRKGIWRSYLTKALDIFEDDQVLLVERWNKKLIVYDFKNDTFKVTSLFPTLPEICTESLISPCS; this is translated from the exons ATGATGgcttctcaagtggagagaaGAAACCCTAACAGTACCATGTTTAACCGTGATGCAGTGAAGCACCTTCTCCAATTCCGATGTGTCGCCAACTTCTGGAATTCTCTAATGTTCTTCGCCAGAAAACATTTTAAGCGGAACCCTAACATCATCAATTTATCCCCTATTCTTCCTTTTGATCTCATAACAGAAATCCTCTCTAGGGTACCCGTCAAACTTCTTCTCCAATTTCGATGCGTATGCAAATCATGGAATTCTCTAATATCTCACGATCCCAATTTTGCCAAAAAGCACTTTAAGATGTCAACCACGCCCAACCTCCACGTCATAAGCTATGACGATCCTTCCAAGCG TCCTTTTGAACATTATTTACATTACATTGTTGGCTCTTGTGATGGGATCCTTTGTCTTGCCGATTTTCATAACTCTTTTGTTGTACTGTGGAATCCTTCCATTAGAAAATTCAAGGAATTGCCCCCTTTTGAAAAGCCACAAGTGGCTGGTTCGGCAAAGTTTGGGTTCGGTTATGATCATCTTTCTCATAGTTACAAAGTGGTTGTTCTTTACAACTCCTATAGATGTGATATCATTGaagatacaattaaaataaagatTTATAATTTGAGAACCAATTCTTGGAGAAGCTTTCAGAAGTTACCTTTTACTACTGAATTCGGCTCTGATCAATCGGGAGTATATGTCAGCGGTACAATTAATTGGTTGGCCTCTACTAAATGGCTTCCTccactttttattgtttcttttgatttagGTAAGGattcttataaaaaaatttttCCTCCTGAACATGCAGAGTTTGATGGGAGGTCGAAATTGTGTGTGTTGAAGGATTGCTTGTGCATAATTTGTGATTATGATATTTGGATAATGAAGGAGTATGGAATTAAAGAGTCTTGGACTAAATTGTTTAAACTCTCTAACTTGCCAGGTCAAAGAAAAGGTATCTGGCGTTCTTACTTGACCAAGGCATTAGATATTTTTGAAGATGATCAAGTATTGTTGGTGGAGAGATGGAATAAGAAGTTGATAGTTTACGATTTTAAGAATGACACTTTTAAGGTTACTTCATTGTTTCCAACCCTTCCAGAAATCTGCACCGAGAGTTTGATATCACCTTGTTcttaa
- the LOC131593410 gene encoding F-box/kelch-repeat protein At3g23880-like isoform X2, whose protein sequence is MMASQVERRNPNSTMFNRDAVKHLLQFRCVANFWNSLMFFARKHFKRNPNIINLSPILPFDLITEILSRVPVKLLLQFRCVCKSWNSLISHDPNFAKKHFKMSTTPNLHVISYDDPSKRYVLRFYPCQSLFTDLTTNFTQLGFPFYSPFEHYLHYIVGSCDGILCLADFHNSFVVLWNPSIRKFKELPPFEKPQVAGSAKFGFGYDHLSHSYKVVVLYNSYRCDIIEDTIKIKIYNLRTNSWRSFQKLPFTTEFGSDQSGVYVSGTINWLASTKWLPPLFIVSFDLGQRKGIWRSYLTKALDIFEDDQVLLVERWNKKLIVYDFKNDTFKVTSLFPTLPEICTESLISPCS, encoded by the exons ATGATGgcttctcaagtggagagaaGAAACCCTAACAGTACCATGTTTAACCGTGATGCAGTGAAGCACCTTCTCCAATTCCGATGTGTCGCCAACTTCTGGAATTCTCTAATGTTCTTCGCCAGAAAACATTTTAAGCGGAACCCTAACATCATCAATTTATCCCCTATTCTTCCTTTTGATCTCATAACAGAAATCCTCTCTAGGGTACCCGTCAAACTTCTTCTCCAATTTCGATGCGTATGCAAATCATGGAATTCTCTAATATCTCACGATCCCAATTTTGCCAAAAAGCACTTTAAGATGTCAACCACGCCCAACCTCCACGTCATAAGCTATGACGATCCTTCCAAGCGGTACGTTTTAAGGTTTTATCCATGCCAATCCCTTTTCACAGACCTAACTACTAATTTCACTCAACTTGGTTTTCCATTTTACAGTCCTTTTGAACATTATTTACATTACATTGTTGGCTCTTGTGATGGGATCCTTTGTCTTGCCGATTTTCATAACTCTTTTGTTGTACTGTGGAATCCTTCCATTAGAAAATTCAAGGAATTGCCCCCTTTTGAAAAGCCACAAGTGGCTGGTTCGGCAAAGTTTGGGTTCGGTTATGATCATCTTTCTCATAGTTACAAAGTGGTTGTTCTTTACAACTCCTATAGATGTGATATCATTGaagatacaattaaaataaagatTTATAATTTGAGAACCAATTCTTGGAGAAGCTTTCAGAAGTTACCTTTTACTACTGAATTCGGCTCTGATCAATCGGGAGTATATGTCAGCGGTACAATTAATTGGTTGGCCTCTACTAAATGGCTTCCTccactttttattgtttcttttgatttag GTCAAAGAAAAGGTATCTGGCGTTCTTACTTGACCAAGGCATTAGATATTTTTGAAGATGATCAAGTATTGTTGGTGGAGAGATGGAATAAGAAGTTGATAGTTTACGATTTTAAGAATGACACTTTTAAGGTTACTTCATTGTTTCCAACCCTTCCAGAAATCTGCACCGAGAGTTTGATATCACCTTGTTcttaa
- the LOC131593410 gene encoding F-box/kelch-repeat protein At3g23880-like isoform X3, whose amino-acid sequence MMASQVERRNPNSTMFNRDAVKHLLQFRCVANFWNSLMFFARKHFKRNPNIINLSPILPFDLITEILSRVPVKLLLQFRCVCKSWNSLISHDPNFAKKHFKMSTTPNLHVISYDDPSKRKFKELPPFEKPQVAGSAKFGFGYDHLSHSYKVVVLYNSYRCDIIEDTIKIKIYNLRTNSWRSFQKLPFTTEFGSDQSGVYVSGTINWLASTKWLPPLFIVSFDLGKDSYKKIFPPEHAEFDGRSKLCVLKDCLCIICDYDIWIMKEYGIKESWTKLFKLSNLPGQRKGIWRSYLTKALDIFEDDQVLLVERWNKKLIVYDFKNDTFKVTSLFPTLPEICTESLISPCS is encoded by the exons ATGATGgcttctcaagtggagagaaGAAACCCTAACAGTACCATGTTTAACCGTGATGCAGTGAAGCACCTTCTCCAATTCCGATGTGTCGCCAACTTCTGGAATTCTCTAATGTTCTTCGCCAGAAAACATTTTAAGCGGAACCCTAACATCATCAATTTATCCCCTATTCTTCCTTTTGATCTCATAACAGAAATCCTCTCTAGGGTACCCGTCAAACTTCTTCTCCAATTTCGATGCGTATGCAAATCATGGAATTCTCTAATATCTCACGATCCCAATTTTGCCAAAAAGCACTTTAAGATGTCAACCACGCCCAACCTCCACGTCATAAGCTATGACGATCCTTCCAAGCG AAAATTCAAGGAATTGCCCCCTTTTGAAAAGCCACAAGTGGCTGGTTCGGCAAAGTTTGGGTTCGGTTATGATCATCTTTCTCATAGTTACAAAGTGGTTGTTCTTTACAACTCCTATAGATGTGATATCATTGaagatacaattaaaataaagatTTATAATTTGAGAACCAATTCTTGGAGAAGCTTTCAGAAGTTACCTTTTACTACTGAATTCGGCTCTGATCAATCGGGAGTATATGTCAGCGGTACAATTAATTGGTTGGCCTCTACTAAATGGCTTCCTccactttttattgtttcttttgatttagGTAAGGattcttataaaaaaatttttCCTCCTGAACATGCAGAGTTTGATGGGAGGTCGAAATTGTGTGTGTTGAAGGATTGCTTGTGCATAATTTGTGATTATGATATTTGGATAATGAAGGAGTATGGAATTAAAGAGTCTTGGACTAAATTGTTTAAACTCTCTAACTTGCCAGGTCAAAGAAAAGGTATCTGGCGTTCTTACTTGACCAAGGCATTAGATATTTTTGAAGATGATCAAGTATTGTTGGTGGAGAGATGGAATAAGAAGTTGATAGTTTACGATTTTAAGAATGACACTTTTAAGGTTACTTCATTGTTTCCAACCCTTCCAGAAATCTGCACCGAGAGTTTGATATCACCTTGTTcttaa